One Eubacteriales bacterium mix99 genomic window carries:
- the rimI gene encoding ribosomal protein S18-alanine N-acetyltransferase, with translation MNGQIGPMISAELEDISRLEKLCFSLPWSRESLRLEVEENKCARYFTVRTEGKVVGYGGMWLILDEAHITNIAVHPDYRNRGFGRLIMQTLMEEACRLSIERMTLEVRVSNYPAIHLYDSMGFERGGIRKGYYSNNREDALIMWNFHIQGEVRISG, from the coding sequence ATGAATGGACAAATCGGGCCTATGATCTCCGCAGAGCTGGAAGACATATCCCGGCTGGAAAAGCTGTGCTTCTCCCTGCCATGGTCCAGGGAGTCGTTACGGCTGGAGGTGGAGGAAAATAAGTGTGCCAGATACTTTACCGTCCGGACGGAAGGCAAAGTAGTCGGATACGGGGGAATGTGGCTGATACTGGACGAAGCGCACATTACCAATATCGCTGTTCATCCGGATTACCGGAACCGCGGGTTTGGCCGCCTGATTATGCAGACCCTGATGGAGGAAGCTTGCCGGCTGAGCATCGAGCGCATGACCCTGGAGGTCCGGGTGTCCAACTATCCTGCCATTCACCTGTACGATTCCATGGGATTTGAGAGAGGAGGAATCCGGAAGGGGTATTACAGCAACAATCGGGAAGATGCATTGATTATGTGGAATTTTCATATACAGGGGGAGGTCCGGATATCGGGATGA
- the tsaB gene encoding tRNA (adenosine(37)-N6)-threonylcarbamoyltransferase complex dimerization subunit type 1 TsaB — protein MKVLAIDSSSIVAGVAILEADRLLYEGYQHLEKNHSVILMPMVEKALNSCQMTPDQMDLFAVSGGPGSFTGLRIGISTVKGLAQAVEKPAAAVPTLDALAYNVTGPEDALVCPIMDARRDQVYTCVYRWEGNRYVPLMPYSALPVGKLTDQLILSQKPIYFVGDGIPVYRDKLSERLGKSARFAPPYLTYQRASVIGWLGMREAAEGKAVPCQSLKPFYLRPSQAEQKRSRQQRASGKEMGETP, from the coding sequence ATGAAGGTATTGGCCATTGATTCTTCTTCCATTGTTGCCGGCGTAGCCATTTTGGAGGCGGACCGGCTTTTGTATGAGGGCTATCAGCATCTTGAAAAGAATCATTCGGTGATCCTGATGCCCATGGTGGAGAAAGCATTGAACTCCTGTCAGATGACGCCGGACCAGATGGACCTGTTTGCAGTGTCCGGAGGGCCGGGATCCTTTACCGGCCTGCGCATTGGCATTTCCACCGTCAAGGGGCTGGCCCAGGCAGTGGAAAAGCCTGCAGCAGCCGTTCCTACCCTGGATGCTCTGGCCTACAACGTGACAGGCCCGGAGGACGCATTGGTTTGTCCCATTATGGATGCCAGAAGGGACCAGGTTTATACCTGCGTTTATCGGTGGGAAGGGAATCGCTATGTCCCGTTGATGCCTTATTCCGCACTTCCTGTGGGGAAGCTGACGGATCAGTTGATTCTTTCTCAAAAGCCCATATACTTTGTGGGAGATGGAATCCCGGTTTATCGGGATAAGCTGTCGGAAAGGCTGGGGAAGTCCGCACGGTTCGCTCCCCCTTATCTCACTTATCAACGTGCTTCGGTGATCGGATGGCTTGGCATGAGGGAAGCAGCAGAAGGAAAAGCAGTCCCATGCCAGAGTCTAAAGCCATTTTATCTGAGACCGTCGCAGGCCGAGCAAAAAAGATCCCGGCAGCAGCGGGCCAGTGGAAAAGAAATGGGGGAAACGCCATGA
- the tsaE gene encoding tRNA (adenosine(37)-N6)-threonylcarbamoyltransferase complex ATPase subunit type 1 TsaE: protein MILIWISESEEDTLGFGKHIGENVRPGDILLLYGDLGSGKTVLSKGIACGIGVSDMVTSATFTLMNPYVGKYPVYHFDLYRLTQPEELYDLDYEEYFYGDGIAIVEWPERMGSLLPGEYMKISLSKMDSVTRRKITLEPFGRRFEELEEVLRPYEGIGH from the coding sequence ATGATCTTGATATGGATATCAGAGTCCGAAGAGGATACCCTGGGCTTCGGCAAACACATTGGAGAAAACGTAAGACCGGGGGATATCCTTTTGCTGTATGGAGACCTGGGAAGCGGCAAAACTGTTCTATCCAAGGGAATTGCCTGTGGCATCGGCGTTTCCGATATGGTTACCAGTGCGACTTTTACCCTGATGAATCCGTATGTCGGCAAATATCCGGTCTATCATTTTGATCTCTATCGGCTGACCCAGCCGGAAGAGCTTTACGACCTGGATTATGAAGAGTATTTTTATGGAGACGGAATTGCCATTGTGGAGTGGCCGGAGAGAATGGGCAGTCTGCTTCCGGGGGAATATATGAAAATAAGCCTGTCTAAAATGGATTCTGTGACCCGAAGGAAAATCACTCTGGAGCCATTTGGCAGAAGGTTCGAAGAATTGGAGGAGGTGCTTCGCCCGTATGAAGGTATTGGCCATTGA
- a CDS encoding ECF transporter S component — protein MNHDRQVRAAGTLKMEWNTRNLVKIAMLSAVSFVLMVLSFPIVAVFPAFLKMDLSDLPALLGGFAIGPAAGVLVELIKNILNILIKGTDTGGVGELSNFIVGCCFVVPASMFYLRYKDKKHAVVGMLIGTVVMTVVACFSNAFLILPLYQKFMPLDQILAAAPGNAVTSVRTLILFGIVPFNLFKSIVLSAATMLIYKKLSPVLHK, from the coding sequence ATGAATCACGATCGTCAGGTCAGGGCAGCCGGGACTTTGAAAATGGAGTGGAACACCAGGAATCTGGTGAAGATTGCCATGCTTTCCGCTGTGTCCTTTGTACTGATGGTGCTTTCCTTTCCCATCGTCGCTGTTTTTCCGGCATTTCTGAAAATGGATCTCAGTGATCTTCCGGCACTGCTGGGTGGATTTGCCATTGGCCCGGCAGCAGGAGTTCTGGTTGAATTGATCAAGAATATCCTGAATATCCTGATTAAGGGGACCGATACCGGAGGAGTCGGGGAGCTGTCCAATTTTATCGTGGGGTGCTGTTTTGTCGTCCCGGCCTCCATGTTTTATTTACGGTACAAGGATAAAAAACATGCTGTTGTCGGGATGCTGATCGGTACTGTGGTTATGACGGTGGTGGCATGCTTTTCCAATGCTTTTCTGATCCTTCCCCTGTATCAGAAGTTCATGCCACTGGATCAGATTCTTGCCGCAGCGCCGGGCAATGCCGTTACCAGTGTAAGGACCCTGATTTTGTTTGGCATCGTTCCTTTTAACCTGTTCAAGAGCATCGTTCTGTCCGCAGCGACCATGCTGATCTATAAAAAGCTGTCCCCTGTTCTGCATAAATAA
- a CDS encoding Tex family protein has protein sequence MINIASQLAKEFHIREHQVENTLKLIDEGCTIPFIARYRKEATGGLDDAVLRDMHDRLLYIRGLEARREEIIRHIEDQDKLTTELRQEIEKARTMTELEDLYRPFRPKRRTRATIAKEKGLEPLADILWNQDRREGKVEELAQSFINPEIGVDTAEDAVRLALDILAERISDDAEHRRLVREYTWNHGILETKAIKDESSVYEMYYDYSETVKRIVPHRILALNRGEAEEYLSVKIRLEEEEIIGRLSKRVILRPSIGVELLQKATEDSYKRLIAPSIEREIRRELTEKAEEQAIRVFGENLRNLLLQPPVKGKTVLGMDPGFRTGNKIAVVDDTGKVLDTAVVYMTLPNHDKAGAMDILKKLIRKHHVQVVAIGNGTASRESEMGTAELCRELDRKVSYVMVNEAGASVYSASRLGSEEFPEYDVSLRSAVSIARRLQDPLAELVKIDPRSIGVGQYQHDVNQKRLTEALKGVVESSVNSVGIDLNTASVSLLQYVSGITPVMAKNIVSFREENGKFRDRKQLLRVKQLGPKAFEQCAGFLRIPGGENILDNTGVHPESYEAVTGLMKRMDCPKGMNEKGLRELAANSKKWDLKEVSHALGLGLPTLQDIVRELQKPGRDPRDELPQPILRTDVMSLEDLKPDMILTGTVRNVIDFGAFIDIGVHQDGLVHISQMSDHFVKHPMDVVQVGDIVTVKVLSVDIPRKRISLTMKGL, from the coding sequence ATGATAAATATTGCAAGTCAACTGGCAAAAGAGTTCCATATCCGAGAACACCAGGTTGAGAATACACTGAAATTAATTGACGAAGGGTGCACCATTCCCTTTATTGCACGATACCGGAAAGAAGCAACCGGCGGCCTGGACGATGCCGTCCTCCGGGACATGCATGACAGACTGCTCTACATCAGGGGCCTGGAAGCACGCCGGGAAGAAATTATCCGTCACATAGAGGATCAGGACAAGCTGACTACGGAACTGCGGCAGGAAATCGAAAAGGCGCGGACCATGACGGAACTGGAGGATCTTTACCGTCCTTTTCGCCCCAAACGCAGAACCAGGGCAACCATTGCAAAGGAAAAGGGTCTGGAGCCTCTTGCCGATATTCTGTGGAATCAGGACAGAAGGGAGGGCAAAGTGGAGGAACTGGCTCAAAGCTTCATAAATCCGGAAATAGGAGTCGATACAGCCGAAGACGCTGTACGCCTTGCCCTGGATATCCTGGCGGAACGAATCTCAGACGATGCAGAGCATCGCAGACTTGTCCGGGAATACACCTGGAACCATGGCATATTGGAAACAAAAGCGATAAAGGACGAATCATCCGTTTATGAAATGTATTACGATTACAGTGAGACAGTAAAACGGATCGTTCCTCATCGGATCCTGGCCTTGAACCGGGGAGAAGCAGAGGAATATCTTTCTGTAAAAATCCGGCTTGAGGAAGAAGAAATCATAGGACGGCTGTCCAAAAGAGTGATCCTCCGGCCCAGTATCGGCGTTGAACTTCTGCAGAAGGCAACGGAGGATTCCTACAAACGGCTGATTGCCCCTTCCATTGAACGGGAGATCCGCAGGGAACTGACGGAGAAGGCGGAAGAACAGGCCATCCGGGTTTTCGGGGAGAATCTGCGCAATTTGCTGCTGCAGCCACCGGTGAAAGGGAAAACCGTTCTGGGAATGGATCCGGGATTCCGGACAGGAAACAAAATCGCTGTGGTGGATGATACCGGAAAAGTACTGGACACGGCAGTGGTTTACATGACGCTGCCAAACCACGATAAGGCCGGGGCAATGGACATTCTTAAGAAACTGATCCGGAAACACCATGTGCAGGTGGTTGCCATTGGAAATGGGACAGCTTCCAGGGAAAGTGAAATGGGAACCGCGGAGCTGTGCAGGGAGCTGGACAGAAAGGTTTCCTATGTCATGGTAAACGAAGCGGGTGCTTCGGTCTATTCCGCTTCCAGGCTGGGCAGTGAGGAGTTTCCGGAGTATGATGTGTCCCTCCGCAGTGCTGTTTCCATTGCCCGGAGGCTTCAGGATCCCCTGGCGGAGCTGGTAAAGATTGATCCCAGGTCCATCGGTGTCGGTCAGTACCAGCACGATGTCAATCAGAAGCGGCTGACAGAGGCCCTGAAAGGTGTGGTGGAGTCCAGCGTCAACAGCGTGGGCATTGATTTGAACACTGCCTCGGTGTCCCTGCTTCAGTATGTTTCCGGCATTACCCCTGTTATGGCAAAGAATATCGTTTCCTTTCGGGAGGAAAACGGGAAATTTCGAGACAGAAAACAGCTTCTGCGTGTAAAGCAGCTGGGACCCAAAGCCTTTGAACAATGTGCCGGCTTTCTCCGGATACCTGGCGGAGAGAATATTCTGGATAATACCGGTGTCCATCCGGAGTCTTATGAAGCGGTGACCGGTTTGATGAAAAGGATGGATTGCCCAAAAGGCATGAACGAAAAAGGACTGAGGGAACTGGCTGCGAATTCAAAAAAGTGGGACTTAAAAGAAGTTTCCCATGCTCTGGGTCTGGGGCTTCCCACTCTTCAGGATATTGTCCGGGAATTGCAGAAGCCTGGGCGGGATCCAAGGGATGAGTTGCCACAGCCGATTCTTCGGACCGACGTCATGAGTCTGGAGGACCTGAAGCCGGATATGATTCTAACCGGTACGGTGCGGAATGTCATTGACTTTGGCGCTTTCATCGATATCGGCGTACACCAGGATGGGCTGGTTCATATCTCTCAGATGTCGGATCATTTCGTGAAACACCCGATGGATGTTGTACAGGTCGGTGATATTGTAACCGTAAAGGTACTGAGTGTGGATATTCCAAGAAAGCGGATTTCTTTGACCATGAAAGGACTGTAA
- a CDS encoding DegV family protein, whose translation MNPVILIDSCADLPYSYVKEHNIPVIHFMYRFRGWDHLDDFGQSMDYRTFYNGVRNGEMSTTTQVNAETYAEFFTPHVKEKRSIIYLCFSSALSGSYNSAVLARSMLLEKYPDADITIIDTRSASMGEGLLIWYAVDLLEKGAGKDEIIQRVESNKPKLAHWFTVSDLNHLRRGGRISGTSAFIGTMMDIKPILHVDEEGRLIPVFKVKGRKKSVRALFEKMEETIVHPEDQILFISHGDAEADANHLADMIRSKYKVKDIWIHPMGPVIGAHAGPDSLCLFFLADKR comes from the coding sequence ATGAATCCGGTTATTCTTATTGATTCCTGCGCTGATCTTCCCTATTCTTATGTGAAAGAGCATAATATTCCCGTCATCCATTTTATGTATCGCTTCCGGGGATGGGACCATTTGGATGACTTCGGGCAAAGTATGGATTACAGGACGTTCTACAACGGGGTACGTAACGGGGAAATGTCAACCACCACCCAGGTCAATGCCGAAACCTATGCCGAATTTTTTACCCCCCATGTCAAAGAGAAAAGATCCATCATTTATCTCTGCTTCTCTTCCGCCCTGAGCGGCAGTTACAACAGTGCTGTTCTGGCCCGGAGCATGCTGCTGGAAAAGTATCCGGACGCAGATATTACGATCATTGATACCCGTTCTGCATCCATGGGAGAAGGCCTGCTGATCTGGTATGCAGTCGATCTGCTGGAAAAGGGGGCCGGCAAGGACGAAATCATCCAAAGGGTGGAAAGCAATAAGCCAAAGCTGGCCCATTGGTTTACCGTAAGCGATCTGAATCATCTGAGAAGAGGCGGACGCATTTCCGGCACCTCGGCTTTTATTGGTACCATGATGGATATTAAGCCTATCCTGCATGTGGATGAGGAAGGCAGGCTCATTCCGGTATTCAAGGTAAAAGGAAGGAAAAAGTCCGTTCGGGCCTTATTTGAAAAAATGGAGGAAACCATTGTCCATCCGGAGGATCAAATCCTGTTCATCAGCCATGGAGATGCGGAGGCAGATGCCAATCATCTGGCCGATATGATTCGATCCAAATATAAGGTAAAAGACATCTGGATTCACCCCATGGGCCCTGTTATCGGTGCCCACGCCGGTCCGGACAGCCTTTGCCTGTTCTTTCTGGCAGATAAACGATGA
- a CDS encoding LysM peptidoglycan-binding domain-containing protein produces MYYDEYDMFQTCPAGTQPYTIRAGDTFYALAQRFNTTMAAIIAANPGVDPNRLQIGQRICIPGGTTPGQCPAGTTPYTIRAGDTFYVLAQRYNTTVAAIMAANPGVNPNRLQIGQRICIPGGTTPGQCPAGTMAYTIRAGDTFYVLAQHYNTTVAAIMAANPGVDPNRLQIGQRICIPGGTTPGQCPAGTTAYTIRAGDTFYILAQRYNTTVAAIMAANPGVDPNRLQIGQRICIPGGTTPGQCPAGTMAYTIRAGDTFYVLAQRYNTTVEAIMAANPGVDPNRLQIGQRICIPGGTTPGQCPGGTMAYTIRAGDTFYVLAQRYNTTVAAIMAANPGVDPNRLQIGQRICIPMA; encoded by the coding sequence ATGTATTATGACGAATACGATATGTTTCAGACCTGCCCGGCAGGGACGCAGCCTTATACGATCCGTGCGGGAGATACGTTTTACGCCCTGGCCCAGCGGTTCAATACCACCATGGCAGCCATTATAGCGGCGAATCCAGGAGTGGATCCGAACCGTCTGCAGATCGGGCAGCGCATCTGCATTCCCGGCGGCACAACGCCCGGACAATGCCCGGCAGGAACCACGCCCTATACGATCCGTGCGGGAGATACGTTTTATGTCCTGGCCCAGCGCTACAATACCACGGTGGCAGCGATCATGGCAGCTAACCCCGGAGTGAACCCGAACCGCCTGCAGATCGGGCAGCGCATCTGCATTCCCGGCGGCACGACACCCGGACAATGCCCGGCAGGGACCATGGCCTATACGATCCGTGCAGGAGATACGTTCTATGTTCTGGCTCAGCATTACAATACCACAGTGGCAGCGATTATGGCGGCCAACCCCGGAGTGGATCCGAACCGTCTGCAGATCGGACAGCGCATCTGCATCCCCGGCGGTACGACACCCGGACAATGCCCGGCAGGAACCACGGCTTATACGATCCGTGCGGGAGATACGTTCTATATCCTGGCCCAACGTTACAATACTACAGTGGCAGCGATTATGGCGGCCAACCCCGGAGTGGATCCGAACCGTCTGCAGATCGGACAGCGCATCTGCATTCCCGGCGGCACGACACCCGGACAATGCCCGGCAGGAACCATGGCTTATACGATCCGTGCAGGAGATACGTTCTATGTTCTGGCCCAACGTTACAATACTACAGTGGAAGCGATTATGGCGGCCAACCCCGGAGTGGATCCGAACCGTCTGCAGATCGGACAGCGCATCTGCATTCCCGGCGGCACGACACCCGGACAATGCCCGGGAGGAACCATGGCTTATACGATCCGTGCGGGAGATACGTTCTATGTCCTGGCTCAGCGTTACAATACCACAGTGGCAGCGATCATGGCGGCCAACCCCGGAGTGGATCCGAACCGTCTGCAGATCGGACAGCGCATCTGCATCCCTATGGCATAA
- the ligD gene encoding non-homologous end-joining DNA ligase produces the protein MNDLMVDGNRVRITNPEKMLWPELGIRKIDYITKLIELAPYILPHARDRLLTAIRYPDGEGGKSFFQKSTPDYAPEWLEKAEWREHRYTLLNSLSTLAWLGNQAALEFHTGFNRVRKENYPTDLVFDLDPSEGQEFEDVIEVALDIHETLMGLNIQSWIKTSGATGLQIYIPIGQRYDYNAARKINEFFGRYFSQKYPQKITIERMVKKRGHRLYFDYLQMWNGKTITMVYSPRATPKGTVSMPVSWEEVRMGIRPEDFHLLNAASRLKEKGDLFQPLLLQENVQNMDFILEHINQEKNSQMTEK, from the coding sequence ATGAATGATTTGATGGTGGACGGCAACAGGGTGAGGATTACAAATCCGGAAAAGATGCTGTGGCCGGAACTGGGCATTCGGAAAATAGACTACATTACAAAACTGATCGAATTGGCGCCATATATATTACCTCATGCCAGAGACCGCCTGTTGACTGCAATCCGTTATCCGGACGGGGAGGGCGGAAAATCCTTTTTTCAGAAAAGCACGCCGGATTATGCACCGGAATGGCTGGAAAAAGCGGAGTGGAGGGAACACCGGTATACCCTTCTGAATTCCCTGTCCACACTGGCCTGGCTCGGTAATCAGGCGGCACTGGAGTTTCATACCGGCTTTAACCGGGTCCGGAAGGAAAATTATCCGACCGATCTGGTTTTCGATCTGGATCCTTCAGAGGGACAGGAGTTTGAAGATGTTATCGAAGTGGCACTGGATATCCACGAAACCCTGATGGGACTGAATATTCAAAGCTGGATCAAGACTTCCGGCGCTACGGGACTCCAGATTTACATCCCCATCGGGCAGCGCTATGATTACAATGCTGCCAGAAAAATCAATGAATTCTTTGGCCGTTATTTCAGTCAGAAATACCCTCAGAAAATCACCATAGAACGCATGGTAAAAAAAAGGGGACACAGACTGTATTTTGACTATCTGCAGATGTGGAACGGAAAAACCATAACCATGGTCTATTCCCCACGGGCTACACCCAAAGGAACGGTTTCCATGCCGGTCAGCTGGGAAGAAGTCCGGATGGGAATCCGTCCGGAGGATTTCCATCTGCTCAATGCAGCATCCCGGCTGAAGGAAAAAGGGGATCTGTTTCAACCGCTCCTGCTGCAGGAAAATGTGCAGAATATGGACTTCATACTGGAACACATCAATCAAGAAAAAAATAGCCAGATGACTGAAAAATAG
- a CDS encoding RNA ligase family protein, which translates to MEWIPPMEPISTGTLLTGPEWVHQIKWDGIRGMTYYQSGSDSEGLHIFTKSGRDRTQFYPELHGIRDGIRAKNAVLDGEMVVLGQNGKPSFHFSLIREQVRNSNRLAHYTRAYPVAYVLFDILFRNDRLLTGLPWKERAEILRDTISFPGGSNIAITDDFSDGQALFQLMKEKNWEGIVSKRRNSLYFPSKKHHDWYKHKALKRILGAVCGIQWKGDSPNSLVLGIHPQNQWICVGKVSLGLTQKDLKNLKRFSQVQKKESCPFPDAVRSFVEGSSGPIVWLNPQITCWVRFLEWTDKGYLRHPRILGFTDLRAEDANGREWSMDE; encoded by the coding sequence ATGGAATGGATTCCCCCTATGGAGCCGATATCAACCGGAACCCTGCTTACCGGGCCGGAGTGGGTACATCAGATCAAATGGGATGGGATCCGGGGCATGACCTATTATCAGTCCGGTTCCGACAGCGAAGGTCTGCATATTTTTACCAAAAGTGGCCGGGACCGGACACAATTCTATCCGGAATTGCATGGCATCCGGGATGGAATTCGGGCAAAGAACGCTGTTCTGGACGGAGAAATGGTGGTATTGGGACAGAATGGCAAGCCTTCCTTCCATTTTAGCCTGATACGGGAGCAGGTGCGCAATTCAAACCGGCTTGCCCATTATACCCGGGCTTATCCGGTTGCCTATGTCCTGTTTGATATTCTGTTTCGAAATGACCGCCTTCTTACCGGGCTGCCCTGGAAGGAGCGAGCGGAAATCCTGCGCGACACAATATCGTTCCCGGGAGGTTCCAATATTGCTATTACCGATGATTTCTCGGATGGACAGGCCTTGTTCCAGCTGATGAAGGAGAAAAACTGGGAAGGAATCGTATCCAAAAGAAGGAACAGCCTTTATTTTCCTTCAAAAAAGCACCATGACTGGTATAAGCATAAAGCCCTGAAAAGGATCCTGGGTGCAGTATGCGGCATTCAGTGGAAAGGTGATTCCCCAAATTCCCTGGTTTTGGGCATTCATCCCCAGAATCAATGGATCTGTGTCGGAAAGGTTTCTCTTGGCCTGACCCAGAAAGATCTGAAAAACCTGAAAAGATTTTCTCAGGTACAAAAAAAGGAAAGCTGTCCATTTCCCGATGCCGTCCGTTCCTTTGTGGAGGGTTCCTCCGGGCCCATCGTCTGGCTGAATCCGCAAATCACCTGCTGGGTTCGCTTTTTGGAATGGACGGATAAAGGCTACCTGCGGCACCCCAGGATTCTGGGGTTTACGGACCTTCGGGCAGAAGATGCAAACGGGAGGGAATGGTCGATGGATGAATGA
- a CDS encoding Ku protein, which produces MHTMWKGSISFGLVNIPIKMFAATEDKDVHFKYIHKECRTPIRYEKVCPTCNKKIKQEDIVRGYEYEPGKFVIIDDKDLESLQQSTGKAIEILDFVNLTEIDPIYFIKTYYLSPQDTGEKAYNLLREAMNQSERIAIAKITIRNRQSLAAVRVYQNLLVMETIFYPDEVRDIVQVPNIPEAGKTDEKELSMAMQLIDNLTTAFDPGNYTDEYRKDLLGLIHKKIEGDEVILQEKAPRQNVIDLMQALQESVKETGRLKQPTDSPPKPERTAKKKKTTSG; this is translated from the coding sequence ATGCACACAATGTGGAAAGGATCCATCAGTTTCGGATTGGTGAACATTCCCATTAAAATGTTTGCGGCAACGGAAGACAAGGATGTGCACTTCAAATATATTCATAAGGAATGCAGAACCCCGATTCGATATGAAAAAGTATGCCCCACCTGCAACAAGAAGATTAAACAGGAGGATATTGTCCGTGGTTACGAATATGAGCCTGGAAAATTTGTGATCATCGACGACAAGGATCTGGAATCCTTGCAGCAATCCACCGGCAAGGCAATAGAAATTCTTGATTTTGTAAATCTGACGGAGATTGATCCCATTTATTTTATAAAAACCTATTATCTGTCTCCCCAGGATACCGGGGAAAAGGCATATAATCTGCTGAGAGAAGCCATGAATCAATCCGAAAGGATTGCAATCGCAAAAATCACCATACGGAACAGGCAATCCCTGGCAGCAGTACGGGTTTATCAGAATCTGCTGGTTATGGAGACCATCTTTTATCCGGACGAAGTACGTGACATTGTGCAGGTGCCAAATATACCGGAGGCCGGCAAGACGGATGAAAAGGAGTTATCCATGGCGATGCAGCTGATTGATAATCTGACAACTGCATTCGATCCGGGAAACTATACGGATGAGTATCGGAAGGATCTTCTGGGACTGATCCATAAAAAGATCGAAGGGGATGAGGTAATCCTTCAGGAAAAGGCTCCCCGGCAGAATGTAATCGATTTGATGCAGGCTCTTCAGGAAAGCGTGAAGGAAACGGGACGGCTGAAACAGCCTACCGACTCTCCACCAAAGCCGGAACGAACTGCAAAAAAGAAAAAGACAACGAGCGGTTAA
- a CDS encoding TMEM165/GDT1 family protein, with amino-acid sequence MMTKEFIQAFSLVFLAEMGDKSQLLAITFATRYPLKKVLMGMLAGALLNDGLAVLLGRLVSGFVPMKTIQMIAGFAFLLFAFWSLRVEEGGETENSSQKIQLGPVLTVATAYFIGEFGDKTQLTAIALASDADAPLAILAGTVSGMIGAGGIGIFIGKKLGDKIPEMALKLASAAIFLFFGISKLMQGVPKKYWTVWNGLLAGIILTIALTESVRRLIRAQKQGRESALIRKSRELYDYYHQIGRDFDRICPGTGKCGKCQGDHCIVGSTKTLIQSCLSGKPPAYRDPSGINKSTLRKPFNREQAMRSLRMTWEVLKEDPDNPGYQSIHKIRKSLEIILFGQSMDRVHDWEEYGRFLSQKEANISADLSPNLKKSKNDG; translated from the coding sequence ATGATGACAAAAGAATTCATTCAGGCTTTTTCACTTGTTTTTCTGGCAGAAATGGGGGATAAAAGCCAGTTGCTGGCAATCACCTTTGCCACCCGGTATCCTTTGAAAAAAGTACTCATGGGAATGCTGGCGGGGGCCCTGCTGAATGATGGTCTTGCGGTGCTGCTGGGAAGACTTGTTTCCGGTTTTGTTCCCATGAAAACCATTCAGATGATTGCGGGTTTTGCGTTCCTTTTGTTCGCATTCTGGTCCCTGAGGGTGGAAGAAGGAGGGGAAACGGAAAATAGCAGCCAAAAGATTCAACTCGGACCGGTTCTGACCGTTGCAACGGCTTATTTTATCGGTGAATTTGGAGATAAGACCCAATTGACGGCCATTGCGCTGGCGTCCGATGCTGACGCTCCCCTCGCCATTCTGGCAGGGACCGTATCCGGAATGATCGGGGCGGGAGGAATTGGAATTTTCATTGGGAAAAAGCTGGGGGATAAAATACCGGAAATGGCGCTGAAGCTGGCTTCCGCTGCTATTTTCCTGTTTTTCGGTATCTCAAAATTGATGCAAGGCGTTCCAAAGAAATACTGGACGGTTTGGAATGGTCTGTTGGCCGGCATTATCCTGACGATTGCCCTGACGGAATCGGTAAGGCGATTGATACGGGCACAGAAGCAGGGACGGGAATCTGCCCTGATCCGAAAATCCAGGGAACTGTATGATTATTATCATCAGATCGGCAGGGATTTCGACCGTATTTGCCCTGGTACCGGAAAGTGCGGGAAGTGCCAGGGAGACCACTGTATTGTCGGTTCCACCAAAACACTGATTCAGTCCTGTTTGAGCGGAAAGCCTCCAGCGTACAGGGATCCATCCGGCATAAACAAAAGCACTCTTCGCAAGCCCTTCAACAGGGAGCAGGCAATGAGAAGCCTGAGAATGACATGGGAAGTGCTGAAGGAGGATCCGGATAATCCGGGATACCAGTCGATTCATAAAATAAGAAAAAGTCTGGAAATCATTCTTTTTGGTCAAAGCATGGACCGGGTTCATGACTGGGAGGAATATGGAAGGTTTCTCTCACAAAAAGAGGCCAATATTTCCGCAGACCTTTCGCCCAACTTGAAAAAATCAAAAAATGACGGGTAG